A stretch of the Herpetosiphonaceae bacterium genome encodes the following:
- a CDS encoding SUF system NifU family Fe-S cluster assembly protein, with amino-acid sequence MDDLYQQNILDHSRHPRNSGRLEHPTVSYEAVNPLCGDKLRFDLLIEDGTVKDVLFSGRGCAISQAAASMLTEEVKGKSLDEVRALSKNDVLELLGIPIGYTRLKCALLGLKALKVGVYRAIDEEWDEDELF; translated from the coding sequence ATGGACGATCTGTATCAGCAGAACATTCTGGACCATTCGAGACATCCGCGCAACAGCGGGCGGCTGGAACATCCAACCGTGAGCTACGAGGCGGTCAATCCGCTGTGCGGCGACAAACTCCGGTTCGATCTGCTGATCGAAGACGGGACCGTCAAAGATGTGCTTTTCAGCGGTCGCGGCTGCGCGATCAGTCAGGCGGCGGCCTCGATGCTGACCGAGGAGGTCAAAGGCAAATCGCTCGACGAGGTTCGCGCGCTGAGCAAAAACGATGTGCTGGAGCTGCTGGGCATTCCGATCGGCTATACTCGCTTGAAATGTGCCCTGCTGGGCTTGAAGGCGTTGAAAGTCGGCGTGTACCGCGCGATCGACGAAGAGTGGGACGAAGACGAATTATTCTAA